One window of Trichomycterus rosablanca isolate fTriRos1 chromosome 2, fTriRos1.hap1, whole genome shotgun sequence genomic DNA carries:
- the LOC134300838 gene encoding C-type lectin domain family 4 member E-like encodes MENIYSNTDVEFSNMNKEEKCSDFADFSQSVSLDRVSEQYTNATALLKMHENETTDEDVYENAIELKEDPKRQKSADHNQSASFDKLSERFANATAELKLQELKTTAKEREYKQLEEKHQRIHEVLSKGMDTVFPLSLFLNTANKTCELCDEGWRSPGLKCYFFSTSNLNWMASRDSCVEKGGHLVIITSQAEQDFLYLNVKETHWMGLNDLETEGKWMWVNNKTLDETGVKFWFETDPSEPDNWTVEDPSGENCASLGDEKGNYHRWFDASCQKVKKYICEK; translated from the exons ATGGAGAACATCTACAGCAACACTGATGTTGAATTCTCAAATATGAATAAAGAAGAGAAATGTTCAGATTTTGCAG atttcagtcagtcagtctcaCTTGATAGAGTTAGTGAGCAGTACACCAACGCTACAGCTTTACTGAAGATGCACGAAAATGAAACTACAG ATGAAGATGTTTACGAGAACGCTATAGAACTTAAAGAGGATCCAAAGAGGCAGAAAAGTGCAG ATCACAATCAGTCCGCCTCGTTTGATAAATTAAGTGAGCGGTTTGCTAACGCTACAGCTGAACTAAAACTGCAAGAGCTCAAAACCACCG CTAAAGAGCGAGAGTATAAACAGCTGGAGGAGAAACATCAGCGCATCCATGAAGTCCTTTCTAAAGGTATGGACACAGT AtttcctctttctctctttttaaacacagcaaataaaacttgtgaactgtgtGATGAAGGATGGAGGTCTCCTGGGTTGAAGTGCTACTTTTTCTCCACCAGTAATCTGAACTGGATGGCAAGTCGAGATTCCTGTGTTGAGAAAGGAGGTCACCTAGTGATCATAACCAGCCAAGCAGAACAG gaTTTTTTATACTTAAATGTTAAAGAAACTCACTGGATGGGTCTGAATGATCTGGAGACGGAGGGAAAGTGGATGTGGGTGAACAACAAGACCTTGGATGAGACCGGTGTGAA GTTCTGGTTCGAGACGGATCCCAGTGAGCCTGATAACTGGACAGTGGAGGACCCTTCTGGAGAGAACTGTGCTAGTTTGGGAGATGAGAAAGGCAATTATCATAGATGGTTTGATGCTTCCTGTCAGAAGGTGAAAAAGTACATCTGTGAGAAGTAA
- the LOC134300829 gene encoding perlucin-like protein has translation MRSGNHNRSSSFEELREQFANATAELKLQDLKTTANKSCELCDEGWRSLGLKCYFFSTNNLNWTPSRDTCVEKGGHLVIITSQAEQDFLASQIKDLHWMGLNDLETEGKWMWVNNKTLDETGVKFWYKRTDHVSEPDNWREEDPSGENCACMGHLFGAVGDWFDVTCRRKQKYICEKQV, from the exons ATGCGCAGCGGAA ATCACAATCGGTCTTCCTCGTTTGAAGAATTAAGAGAGCAGTTTGCTAACGCTACAGCTGAACTGAAACTGCAGGACCTCAAAACCACCG caaataAGAGCTGTGAGCTGTGTGATGAAGGATGGAGGTCTCTTGGGTTGAAGTGCTACTTCTTCTCCACCAATAATCTGAACTGGACGCCGAGTCGAGACACCTGTGTTGAGAAAGGAGGTCACCTAGTGATCATAACCAGCCAAGCAGAGCAG gattttttagcTTCACAAATTAAAGACCTTCACTGGATGGGTCTGAATGATCTGGAGACGGAAGGAAAGTGGATGTGGGTGAACAACAAGACCTTGGATGAGACCGGTGTGAA GTTCTGGTATAAGAGGACAGATCATGTCAGTGAGCCTGATAACTGGAGAGAAGAGGACCCTTCTGGAGAGAACTGTGCTTGTATGGGGCATTTATTTGGTGCTGTAGGTGACTGGTTTGATGTCACTTGTCGTAGAAAGCAAAAGTACATCTGTGAAAAACAAGTGTGA